A genomic window from Blastococcus saxobsidens DD2 includes:
- the murJ gene encoding murein biosynthesis integral membrane protein MurJ, with the protein MNARRVAGGVAGAAALIAVLTVLARTAGFGRTLVFTNTVGADSTGDVYLAANNVPNIVFEVVAGGALASLVVPMLAGGISAGDRDQVRRTASALLGWTLLLLVPLAALLALLAEPIARLLLGGGDEAEVQLAARFLLVFAPQVVLYGIGIVLAGVLQAHRRFAGPAVAPLLSSLVVAAAYLLFAAMGGARDTTDLSTPAELVLGIGTTLGVVVLSLSLLVPMRGLRLGLRPALRFPVGAAPRVRRLALAGVLTLAGQQLLAAVAIRLANDGAPDGTQVVYAAGLTVFLLPWAALAVPLATSVYPALAERADGRDEAGYRRVLAPVVVLTVAASAVATAALVAAAGPIARVFLSAESAREVSALRDTVVAFAPGLLGYGLVAVLTRALYARGLWRSPTACVLGGWLLAVAADVVLARALPAADRALALAAGHTLGVTVAGVGLLCVVTRVAGPAALHGLGRSGPAALLAAVLAGGAGSWLARALGADPVPEGSVLATVATGVLVGGTVLLVAVAVMMGTARAQLVGAFRELRSTGEQEVRGG; encoded by the coding sequence GTGAACGCCCGGCGGGTGGCGGGCGGGGTGGCCGGGGCTGCCGCGCTGATCGCGGTGCTGACCGTGCTCGCCCGGACGGCGGGGTTCGGCCGCACGCTGGTCTTCACCAACACCGTCGGCGCGGACAGCACCGGTGACGTCTACCTCGCGGCCAACAACGTCCCGAACATCGTGTTCGAGGTCGTCGCCGGCGGCGCACTGGCCAGCCTCGTCGTCCCCATGCTGGCGGGCGGCATCTCCGCCGGCGACCGGGACCAGGTCCGGCGCACCGCATCGGCCCTGCTCGGCTGGACGCTGCTGCTGCTCGTGCCGCTCGCGGCGCTGCTCGCGCTGCTCGCCGAGCCGATCGCGCGGCTGCTCCTCGGCGGCGGCGACGAGGCCGAGGTCCAGCTCGCCGCCCGCTTCCTCCTGGTGTTCGCGCCGCAGGTCGTCCTCTACGGGATCGGCATCGTGCTCGCCGGCGTGCTCCAGGCCCACCGGCGCTTCGCCGGTCCGGCGGTCGCGCCGCTGCTGTCCAGCCTCGTCGTCGCGGCGGCGTACCTGCTCTTCGCGGCCATGGGCGGGGCCCGGGACACCACCGACCTGTCGACGCCGGCCGAGCTGGTGCTCGGGATCGGGACGACGCTCGGCGTCGTCGTGCTCAGCCTCAGCCTGCTGGTACCGATGCGCGGGCTGCGGCTCGGGCTGCGGCCGGCGCTGCGCTTCCCGGTGGGTGCCGCACCGCGCGTCCGGCGGCTGGCCCTGGCCGGCGTCCTGACCCTGGCCGGGCAGCAGCTGCTCGCGGCGGTCGCCATCCGGCTGGCCAACGACGGCGCACCGGACGGCACCCAGGTGGTCTACGCCGCCGGGCTCACCGTCTTCCTGCTGCCGTGGGCCGCGCTGGCCGTGCCGCTGGCGACGTCGGTCTACCCGGCGCTCGCCGAGCGCGCGGACGGCCGGGACGAGGCCGGCTACCGCCGCGTCCTCGCGCCGGTCGTGGTGCTGACGGTCGCCGCCTCGGCCGTCGCGACGGCCGCCCTCGTCGCCGCGGCCGGCCCGATTGCCCGCGTCTTCCTGTCGGCGGAGTCGGCCCGGGAGGTCTCGGCGCTGCGGGACACCGTCGTCGCCTTCGCCCCCGGCCTGCTGGGCTACGGCCTCGTGGCCGTGCTGACCCGGGCGCTGTACGCCCGGGGCCTGTGGCGGTCCCCGACGGCGTGCGTGCTGGGCGGCTGGCTGCTCGCCGTCGCCGCCGACGTCGTCCTCGCCCGGGCCCTGCCTGCAGCCGACCGCGCGCTGGCGCTGGCGGCGGGGCACACGCTCGGGGTCACCGTCGCCGGGGTGGGCCTGCTCTGCGTGGTGACGCGGGTCGCCGGTCCGGCGGCGCTGCACGGACTGGGCCGCAGCGGCCCGGCAGCCCTGCTGGCCGCCGTGCTGGCCGGCGGCGCCGGCAGCTGGCTGGCGCGGGCGCTGGGCGCGGACCCGGTGCCCGAGGGCAGCGTCCTGGCCACGGTGGCCACCGGTGTCCTGGTCGGGGGCACCGTGCTCCTCGTGGCTGTGGCGGTCATGATGGGGACGGCCCGCGCGCAGCTCGTGGGTGCGTTCCGGGAGTTGCGGTCGACGGGCGAGCAGGAGGTGCGCGGTGGCTGA
- a CDS encoding glycosyltransferase family 4 protein, with product MAEPPLRDRRISEVLATSTGGVGTHVRSLLPSLVDSGAAVQVCGPRATDDLFGFSGRGASFTAVEISAGLSPVADVRAVQALRRAVAGSDLVHAHGLRAGLVAAAARRLGNRSTRLVLTLHNALPEGGGLRRRLLAQAERATVRAADVVLAASGDLAGNARRQGARDVRPAPVSAPPLPAATRTRVEVREELGIVDDRALVVAVGRLHPQKGYDVLLDAVARWSADQRLRPAPLVVVAGDGPLHDELADRIRTDALPVTLLGRRDDVADLLGAADLCVLPSRWEARSLTAQEALRSGVPLVATRTGGLPELLGTAAELVPVGDAGALAEAVVRVLCDSAHAADLVEAGRRQAATWPDEEATAAQLVAIYRELLGPPARPGP from the coding sequence GTGGCTGAGCCGCCCCTGCGGGACCGCCGGATCAGCGAGGTGCTGGCGACCAGCACCGGCGGGGTCGGTACCCACGTGCGCTCGCTGCTGCCCTCGCTCGTCGACTCCGGGGCCGCCGTCCAGGTGTGCGGGCCACGGGCCACCGACGACCTGTTCGGCTTCTCCGGGCGCGGCGCGTCCTTCACGGCGGTGGAGATCTCCGCCGGCCTCTCGCCGGTCGCCGACGTCCGGGCCGTGCAGGCCCTCCGGCGCGCGGTCGCCGGCAGCGATCTGGTGCACGCCCACGGGCTGCGGGCCGGTCTGGTCGCCGCCGCGGCGCGCCGCCTCGGGAACCGGTCCACCCGGCTGGTCCTCACCCTGCACAACGCCCTGCCCGAGGGCGGGGGGCTGCGCCGGCGGCTGCTCGCGCAGGCCGAACGGGCCACCGTGCGGGCCGCCGACGTCGTTCTCGCCGCATCAGGGGACCTCGCCGGGAACGCCCGCCGGCAGGGTGCCCGGGACGTGCGGCCGGCGCCGGTCTCGGCGCCCCCGCTGCCGGCGGCGACGCGGACCCGCGTCGAGGTGCGCGAGGAGCTGGGCATCGTCGACGACCGGGCCCTGGTGGTCGCGGTCGGGCGGCTGCACCCGCAGAAGGGGTACGACGTGCTCCTGGATGCGGTCGCCCGCTGGTCGGCCGACCAGCGGCTGCGCCCGGCACCGTTGGTGGTCGTCGCCGGCGACGGTCCGCTGCACGACGAGCTGGCCGACCGCATCCGCACCGATGCCCTGCCGGTGACCCTGCTCGGCCGCCGCGACGACGTCGCGGACCTGCTGGGCGCCGCCGACCTCTGCGTGCTGCCGTCCCGCTGGGAGGCCCGGTCGCTCACCGCTCAGGAGGCGCTCCGGTCCGGCGTCCCGCTCGTGGCCACCCGCACCGGTGGCCTGCCGGAGCTGCTGGGCACGGCCGCCGAGCTGGTCCCGGTGGGCGATGCCGGTGCGCTGGCCGAGGCGGTGGTGCGGGTCCTCTGCGACAGCGCGCACGCCGCCGACCTGGTCGAGGCCGGACGGCGGCAGGCGGCCACCTGGCCCGACGAGGAGGCCACGGCCGCCCAGCTGGTGGCGATCTACCGCGAGCTGCTGGGGCCACCGGCCCGACCGGGCCCATGA
- a CDS encoding membrane protein — translation MTGPAVRALHRAVALLLLALTALVGLPATAGADEPFAADRVVVVGVPGLTWADVDPQATPQLWALAEEAAIGAMSVRAARSTSCLLDGWATLGAGNRARFPGTDEGLPPVPLPTVPLPDGGAAPGGDPATGQEEDGGDGAGEAAAEEPRLDTSLTRCGLQERVAGVALGEPLATVARIAEDPGTVRFGAEPGALGAAVGCAGVVGRAAALAVAAPGVRLTTERTLPTDGAELADLLTGCPLTLVSLDQLTDAGVPGPVPTDDGTRPEPRAAALTRIDESLGRLRAAVEGLPGETLFVLAGISEVNDGRPQLHVGIAQGPGLSDGWLTSASTGRAPFVQLIDVAPTVLRALGIDPPASMNGQPMRSTDERPQLARAVAELERVNVAAYTHYRNTGGFFWTFVAVGAVVVLLGAMVVSGGRRLHRLRSWPWARPALRLLCLAAAALPVATYLAGIVPWERTGAPLGTLIASVVVADVLVTVVAAGGPWRRRRLGPPLAVLTVTLVTLLADVLSGSRLELNAPLGYDAIVAGRFTGYGNLSFGLLSVSALTVTAALATAAGRRVAPERRRGRVAAVVLGAGLLTVAVVGAPTLGRDFGGVLAALPGFLLLAMLLTQVRVTVVRLAGILAAAVVAVGTVAVLDWLRPAGERTHLGRFVEQLLSGEALTVISRKAQANVGILLGSPLAWMLPVALVAAVWLLRPGGPLRSGADDTLRGPGGLSPADTAVLRAALLASALSLAIGAAVNDSGVALPATAAALLVPLLVWLVAAPGEGTPGGGESADGAAHSDPADGAGRVTVVSRGSTVWNA, via the coding sequence ATGACCGGCCCGGCCGTGCGGGCGCTGCACCGGGCGGTGGCCCTGCTTCTGCTGGCACTCACCGCCCTGGTCGGTCTGCCGGCCACCGCCGGCGCCGACGAGCCGTTCGCCGCCGACCGCGTCGTCGTGGTCGGCGTACCGGGGCTCACCTGGGCCGACGTCGACCCGCAGGCCACGCCGCAGCTGTGGGCGCTGGCGGAGGAGGCGGCGATCGGTGCCATGTCGGTGCGGGCCGCCCGCTCCACCAGCTGCCTGCTCGACGGCTGGGCCACCCTCGGCGCGGGGAACCGGGCGCGGTTCCCCGGCACGGACGAGGGGCTGCCCCCCGTGCCGCTCCCCACCGTGCCGCTGCCCGACGGCGGCGCGGCGCCCGGCGGCGACCCGGCGACCGGACAGGAGGAGGACGGCGGGGACGGCGCAGGGGAGGCGGCGGCCGAGGAACCGCGGCTGGACACCTCGCTGACGCGCTGCGGCCTCCAGGAGCGGGTCGCCGGGGTCGCCCTGGGAGAGCCGCTGGCCACCGTCGCCCGGATCGCGGAGGACCCGGGCACCGTGCGTTTCGGTGCCGAGCCAGGAGCGCTCGGTGCAGCCGTCGGCTGCGCCGGGGTCGTGGGCCGGGCCGCCGCCCTGGCGGTGGCCGCGCCCGGGGTGCGGCTGACCACGGAGCGCACGCTGCCCACCGACGGGGCGGAACTCGCCGACCTGCTGACCGGTTGTCCGCTGACCCTCGTCTCGCTGGACCAGCTCACCGACGCCGGCGTGCCCGGCCCCGTGCCCACCGACGACGGCACCCGGCCCGAGCCCCGGGCTGCGGCGCTGACCCGGATCGACGAGTCCCTCGGCCGGCTGCGGGCCGCCGTGGAGGGTCTGCCGGGGGAGACCCTGTTCGTGCTCGCCGGGATCTCCGAGGTCAACGACGGCCGGCCGCAGCTGCACGTGGGCATCGCGCAGGGCCCGGGTCTCTCCGACGGCTGGCTGACCTCGGCGAGCACGGGCCGGGCGCCGTTCGTGCAGCTGATCGACGTGGCGCCGACCGTGCTGCGGGCGCTGGGCATCGATCCGCCCGCGTCGATGAACGGGCAGCCGATGCGCAGCACGGACGAGCGGCCGCAGCTGGCCCGGGCCGTGGCGGAGCTGGAGCGGGTGAACGTCGCCGCGTACACCCACTACCGCAACACCGGGGGGTTCTTCTGGACCTTCGTGGCAGTCGGCGCGGTCGTCGTCCTCCTCGGGGCGATGGTGGTCAGCGGCGGCCGGCGGCTGCACCGCCTGCGCTCCTGGCCGTGGGCCCGGCCCGCGCTGCGGCTGCTGTGCCTCGCGGCCGCCGCACTCCCGGTGGCGACCTACCTGGCGGGGATCGTGCCGTGGGAGCGCACCGGCGCGCCGTTGGGCACGCTGATCGCCTCGGTGGTGGTCGCCGACGTCCTCGTCACCGTGGTGGCCGCGGGCGGGCCGTGGCGGCGGCGCCGGCTCGGTCCGCCGCTCGCCGTCCTGACGGTCACGCTGGTCACCCTGCTCGCCGACGTGCTCTCCGGTTCGCGGCTCGAGCTGAACGCACCCCTCGGGTACGACGCGATCGTGGCCGGGCGGTTCACCGGCTACGGCAACCTGAGTTTCGGGCTGCTGTCGGTGAGCGCGCTGACGGTGACCGCGGCGCTGGCCACGGCGGCCGGCCGGCGGGTCGCCCCCGAGCGCCGGCGCGGCCGGGTCGCGGCCGTGGTGCTCGGCGCCGGCCTGCTGACCGTCGCCGTCGTCGGGGCCCCTACGCTCGGCCGCGACTTCGGCGGGGTGCTCGCCGCCCTGCCCGGCTTCCTGCTGCTGGCGATGCTGCTGACCCAGGTGCGGGTGACCGTGGTCCGGCTGGCCGGGATCCTCGCCGCAGCCGTCGTCGCCGTCGGGACCGTCGCCGTGCTCGACTGGCTGCGGCCGGCGGGGGAGCGGACCCACCTCGGGCGCTTCGTCGAGCAGCTGCTCAGCGGTGAGGCCCTGACGGTCATCAGCCGCAAGGCCCAGGCCAACGTCGGCATCCTGCTGGGCAGCCCGCTGGCGTGGATGCTGCCGGTGGCGCTCGTGGCCGCGGTCTGGTTGCTGCGTCCGGGCGGCCCCCTCCGCAGCGGTGCGGATGACACGCTCCGCGGGCCGGGTGGGCTGAGCCCGGCGGACACCGCCGTCCTGCGGGCCGCACTGCTGGCCAGCGCGCTCAGCCTGGCGATCGGCGCCGCGGTCAACGACTCCGGCGTCGCCCTCCCGGCGACCGCCGCCGCGCTGCTCGTACCCTTGTTGGTCTGGCTGGTGGCCGCCCCGGGGGAAGGCACGCCCGGGGGCGGGGAGTCCGCGGATGGCGCTGCCCACTCCGACCCGGCTGACGGCGCCGGCCGTGTTACGGTCGTCTCCCGTGGATCGACCGTCTGGAATGCGTGA
- a CDS encoding CTP synthase — MRDHGLLHNSQPTKFVFVTGGVVSSLGKGLTASSLGALLSSRGLRVTMQKLDPYLNVDPGTMNPFQHGEVFVTEDGAETDLDVGHYERFLDIDLSGRANVTTGQVYSDVIAKERRGEYLGDTVQVIPHITNEIKARILDGADSAERVDVVITEIGGTVGDIESLPFLEAARQVRHEIGRDNCFFLHISLVPYIAPSGELKTKPTQHSVAALRSIGIQPDALVCRSDREINEGLKRKISLMCDTDPEGVISCPDAPSIYDIPKVLHREGLDAYVVRRLGLPFRDVDWTVWGDLLARVHDPKQTVTIALVGKYIDLPDAYLSVTEALRAGGFAHRSRVQIRWVPSDDCETPEGAEKTLAGVDGVCIPGGFGVRGIEGKLGAIRHARVNGIPTLGLCLGLQCMVIETARNLAGIDGANSTEFDPETPAAVISTMATQLDVVAGRGDMGGTMRLGSYPAHLQKGSVAAAAYGATEITERHRHRYEVANAYRDRLSEAGLVFSGTSPDGTLVEFAELPRGTHPFFVGTQAHPELKSRPTRPHPLFAAFVQAAVDYQEAARLPVPVDEGQQVGV, encoded by the coding sequence ATGCGTGATCACGGCCTTCTGCACAACTCCCAGCCGACGAAGTTCGTCTTCGTCACCGGCGGTGTTGTGTCCTCTCTCGGCAAGGGGCTGACAGCGAGTTCGCTGGGCGCCTTGCTCTCCAGCCGTGGCCTGCGCGTCACGATGCAGAAGCTCGACCCCTACCTCAACGTGGACCCGGGCACGATGAACCCGTTCCAGCACGGCGAGGTGTTCGTCACCGAGGACGGCGCGGAGACCGACCTCGACGTCGGTCACTACGAGCGGTTCCTCGACATCGACCTCTCCGGCCGCGCCAACGTCACCACCGGCCAGGTCTACTCGGACGTCATCGCCAAGGAGCGCCGCGGCGAGTACCTCGGCGACACCGTGCAGGTCATCCCGCACATCACCAACGAGATCAAGGCGCGCATCCTGGATGGCGCCGACAGCGCCGAGCGCGTGGACGTGGTCATCACCGAGATCGGCGGCACGGTCGGCGACATCGAGTCGCTGCCCTTCCTCGAGGCCGCTCGCCAGGTGCGCCACGAGATCGGCCGGGACAACTGCTTCTTCCTGCACATCTCGCTGGTGCCCTACATCGCCCCCTCCGGTGAGCTGAAGACCAAGCCGACGCAGCACTCCGTGGCCGCGCTGCGCAGCATCGGTATCCAGCCCGACGCGTTGGTCTGCCGGTCGGACCGGGAGATCAACGAGGGCCTCAAACGCAAGATCAGCCTGATGTGCGACACCGACCCCGAGGGGGTCATCTCCTGCCCCGACGCGCCGTCGATCTACGACATCCCGAAGGTGCTGCACCGCGAAGGCCTCGACGCCTACGTCGTCCGCCGGCTCGGGCTCCCCTTCCGTGACGTCGACTGGACCGTCTGGGGTGACCTGCTCGCCCGGGTCCACGACCCGAAGCAGACCGTCACCATCGCGCTGGTCGGCAAGTACATCGATCTGCCCGACGCCTACCTGTCGGTCACCGAGGCGCTGCGCGCCGGCGGCTTCGCCCACCGCAGCCGGGTGCAGATCCGCTGGGTGCCCTCCGACGACTGCGAGACCCCGGAGGGCGCGGAGAAGACGCTGGCCGGCGTCGACGGCGTCTGCATCCCCGGCGGGTTCGGGGTGCGCGGGATCGAGGGCAAGCTGGGCGCGATCCGGCACGCCCGGGTCAACGGCATCCCGACGCTCGGCCTGTGCCTGGGGCTGCAGTGCATGGTCATCGAGACCGCCCGGAACCTGGCCGGCATCGACGGTGCGAACTCCACCGAGTTCGACCCCGAGACCCCCGCCGCGGTCATCTCCACCATGGCCACCCAGCTCGACGTGGTCGCCGGCCGGGGCGACATGGGCGGCACCATGCGGCTGGGCAGCTACCCGGCGCACCTGCAGAAGGGCTCGGTCGCCGCGGCCGCCTACGGCGCGACGGAGATCACCGAGCGGCACCGGCACCGCTACGAGGTCGCCAACGCCTACCGCGACCGGCTGAGCGAGGCCGGCCTCGTCTTCTCCGGCACCTCGCCCGACGGGACGCTGGTGGAGTTCGCCGAGCTGCCCCGCGGGACGCACCCGTTCTTCGTCGGCACCCAGGCCCATCCCGAGCTGAAGAGCCGGCCCACCCGGCCGCACCCGCTGTTCGCCGCCTTCGTGCAGGCGGCCGTCGACTACCAGGAGGCCGCGCGGCTGCCGGTCCCGGTGGACGAGGGCCAGCAGGTCGGCGTCTGA
- a CDS encoding NUDIX domain-containing protein, whose translation MSTDGHDYRVLGSETVYEGPIISLYRDTVAMPGGNESTRDVVRHVGAVAVVALDDQGNVVLLRQYRHPVGGYLWELPAGLRDTDGEPPLETAKRELAEEVQLAAQRWSLLTTHYSSPGFCDEMVLVYLAEELTDVSRPDGFTVEHEEADLTVERVPLADAVQRVFDGGIRNVAAVVGVLAAAQARTASPRLRPVDAG comes from the coding sequence ATGAGCACCGACGGGCACGACTACCGGGTGCTGGGCAGCGAGACGGTCTACGAGGGGCCGATCATCTCCCTCTACCGCGACACCGTCGCGATGCCGGGCGGGAACGAGAGCACCCGGGACGTCGTCCGGCACGTGGGTGCGGTCGCCGTCGTCGCCCTCGACGACCAGGGGAACGTGGTGCTGCTCCGGCAGTACCGCCACCCCGTGGGCGGCTACCTGTGGGAGCTGCCGGCCGGGCTGCGGGACACCGACGGCGAGCCGCCCTTGGAGACGGCGAAGCGGGAGCTGGCCGAGGAGGTGCAGCTCGCCGCGCAGCGGTGGTCGCTGCTGACCACCCACTACAGCAGCCCCGGATTCTGCGACGAGATGGTGCTGGTCTACCTGGCCGAGGAGCTGACCGACGTGTCGCGCCCGGACGGGTTCACCGTTGAGCACGAGGAGGCAGACCTCACCGTCGAGCGGGTGCCGCTCGCCGACGCGGTGCAGCGGGTCTTCGACGGCGGCATCCGCAACGTCGCCGCGGTGGTCGGGGTGCTGGCCGCCGCCCAGGCCCGGACGGCGAGCCCGCGGCTGCGGCCGGTCGACGCCGGCTGA